GGCTATGCAAAACCATAGGGCACTGAAGTAGTCTCCCTTAAATATGCCTGATTTAATGGGGATTTCCTTAGTTTTAAGTAATGTACCGTTCTTAAACATCTCTATGCATGTTTTCCACTTGCTCATAATATGTGTAAGGAAGGAAATAACTTTTGGGTGGATGTGATATATTTTGAGGACCTCGATAAGCCAGGTATGTGGTATACTATCGAATGCCTTCTTGTAGTCGATATAGCTGACATATAAATTTCTTTGGTTTTTTGTAGATTGTTCGATAATAACTTGGTCCACAGTAAGTTGTTCTTTGCATCCTCGAGCACCTCTGATGCAACCTTTCTGTTCCTCACATAGCACTTTGTGCATACTTAAGTGGTCGTAAATTATTCTGTTCACACATGCTGTCATTAGCTTGTATAGAGTTGAAAGGCAGGTGATGGGCCTTCCATTTTCTGGGTTTCGATTGAAACCATTATTTTTCGGTACGAGGTATGTAGTTCCTCTAACTAGGAAGTCTGGGAAATCTGTCGGTGTGTTTAGGGCTTGATTAAGGAGGTCCAGCAATTTCGGTTGCGTAATTTCAAAGCGTTTgtaccaaaaattttgttttctatcaCTTCCTGGGGCTTTCCAATTTTGGGCTCTTGCTAGAGTTTCTTTAAGGATGTTCATTGAAATAGTGTTAGTTATCATCTCTGGCATtccacaaaatttttctttttcttctttgatCCAGATAGTATTTGGGTCATGTTGTTTTGGGGTAGCCCAGGTGTCTGACCAGAAGCGTTCGACAGCAGTAATGTCAGGCAGCTcggtgtcgttttttttttgacttctcaGATTTCTGTAGAATACTTTTTCTTTGGTATTGAAGGCCTTGTTGTTATCGCGTCTAGTTAAagaattcttaatttttctctgTTTTGAGATCTGTACAGATAGTTTTTGTGTCAGTGTATCCAGTACGAGGTTTGCATTGCTATGATTCGATTCATATCTAGAGTGGTTACGATGTTGGAAGCATATTGCGTTAACTCTGTTTAGCAATCTCCTCGCACGGTTACCTGCCAGAAAGGCTTTGATTCTATCGATCGAACTTCGTAGGTCAGCTATCTTACTTTGGATTCTCTGTAGTGCTACGTTGTGGAGAGGTTTTTGTCTCCTGACACTGGTTATTGGTGTAAGTTTCTTGCCACACAATCTTGCTACGGTAGCTGCAGCACAGTAAATCAAG
This DNA window, taken from Episyrphus balteatus chromosome 2, idEpiBalt1.1, whole genome shotgun sequence, encodes the following:
- the LOC129912125 gene encoding uncharacterized protein LOC129912125, yielding MLHQSLNLNLRNNKLFSSEPTPSIDQTLIYCAAATVARLCGKKLTPITSVRRQKPLHNVALQRIQSKIADLRSSIDRIKAFLAGNRARRLLNRVNAICFQHRNHSRYESNHSNANLVLDTLTQKLSVQISKQRKIKNSLTRRDNNKAFNTKEKVFYRNLRSQKKNDTELPDITAVERFWSDTWATPKQHDPNTIWIKEEKEKFCGMPEMITNTISMNILKETLARAQNWKAPGSDRKQNFWYKRFEITQPKLLDLLNQALNTPTDFPDFLVRGTTYLVPKNNGFNRNPENGRPITCLSTLYKLMTACVNRIIYDHLSMHKVLCEEQKGCIRGARGCKEQLTVDQVIIEQSTKNQRNLYVSYIDYKKAFDSIPHTWLIEVLKIYHIHPKVISFLTHIMSKWKTCIEMFKNGTLLKTKEIPIKSGIFKGDYFSALWFCIAINPLSNMLNSSKYGFKIKSNNSEFKINHLLYMDDLKTYASTKAHLNYLLEIVNMFSRDLKMEFGLSKCKTLSIVRGKISPSTQDQIYGIREMQENEIYTYLGAAQSNRMDSAKMKKDLTSEFKGRIHKGAKSHLNGKNLIKAINTYAIPVLTYSFGVIKWSTTDLADLQRKIRTILTQYNLHHPRSCIERMTLPRREGGRGVIDLQTMHTKQITSLRQYFTEQSLNSNLVKATIGADDNLTPLNLKNHIHTQTPTIDDRRRAWAAKPLHGKHYYALRAENVDTETSNFRQENCFPKQKDL